A part of Penaeus vannamei isolate JL-2024 chromosome 1, ASM4276789v1, whole genome shotgun sequence genomic DNA contains:
- the LOC113811515 gene encoding deoxyribonuclease-1, with protein sequence MRSILVLAALLAIASLAIEGADIQTPLRVGAWNVQRLGQTKMGKPEVVSNMVQVLRRYDIVAVLEVRDVSEETPVLLLDALNSGLSDQYSLSLSARVGRSSQKEQYAIYYKPSKVTLVSTYQYPDTPDAFEYDPYVVVFRDSNELTFGMVSIHTKPTDAVTEIDALVDVYDDFRSLPGGVDDVLILGDFNAGCDYVTSNDWANIRLRSQGSRFKWLITDHVDTTVKGTTCPYDRIVVSGSSLQNVVYSGSAEPYYFDEELGLTDQTLIEDISDHYPVEVRLRGAVAPGVLAATTPNIAVGVSFNTTASAIASITGNLECDQDLLLYRWKVDNLETAKDSISSFASDKSALVPPEAVSVLAYKLDEGAMADPTLYGDGLSSPEYTITLLCSVSQASCSLSVTAPTLVN encoded by the exons ATGAGGTCGATTCTGGTGCTAGCGGCGCTCCTGGCAATAGCTAGCCTGGCCATCGAAGGAGCCGACATCCAGACGCCGTTGAGGGtcggggcttggaacgtccagcGCCTCGGGCAGACCAAGATGGGCAAGCCGGAGGTGGTTTCCAACATGGTTCAG GTACTACGCAGGTACGATATTGTGGCGGTGCTGGAGGTGCGAGACGTCTCAGAAGAAACGCCAGTCCTCCTTCTAGACGCTCTCAACAGCGGACTGAGTGATCAGTACAGTCTCTCACTGTCTGCGCGCGTGGGAAGAAGTTCGCAAAAGGAGCA GTACGCCATCTACTACAAGCCTTCGAAGGTGACTTTGGTGTCCACCTACCAGTATCCGGACACGCCCGACGCCTTCGAGTACGATCCCTACGTGGTCGTGTTCAGGGATTCGAACGAGCTGACGTTCGGAATGGTCTCGATCCACACCAAACCCACCGACGCCGTGACGGAGATCGACGCGCTGGTGGACGTGTATGATGACTTTAGATCGCTTCCAGGGGGCGTTGATG ATGTCCTCATCCTGGGCGACTTCAACGCGGGCTGCGACTACGTGACGAGCAACGACTGGGCCAACATACGACTCCGGAGCCAAGGGTCACGCTTCAAGTGGCTCATCACCGATCACGTGGACACGACCGTCAAAGGCACGACTTGTCCTTATGACAG GATCGTGGTGTCGGGATCCAGCCTACAGAACGTCGTGTACTCAGGCTCCGCTGAACCCTACTACTTCGATGAGGAGCTCGGACTCACCGATCAGACGCTG ATTGAGGACATTAGCGACCACTACCCCGTGGAGGTCCGTCTGCGAGGTGCTGTGGCCCCGGGGGTGTTGGCAGCCACGACTCCCAACATCGCCGTTGGTGTCAGCTTCAACACCACTGCGTCGGCCATCGCGAGCATCACCGGAAACCTCGAATGCGACCAGGATCTTCTG CTCTACCGTTGGAAGGTAGACAATTTAGAAACGGCCAAGGATTCGATTTCGAGTTTCGCTTCCGACAAGAGCGCTCTCGTGCCCCCCGAG GCGGTGTCCGTGCTGGCCTACAAGCTCGACGAGGGCGCGATGGCAGACCCCACGTTATATGGCGACGGCCTCAGCTCTCCCGAGTACACGATCACCCTGTTATGCTCAGTTTCCCAGGCTTCATGCTCACTCTCCGTCACCGCCCCGACGCTGGTCAACTGA